The Cytobacillus sp. IB215665 genome contains the following window.
GCGTAAGCAAGGAACGATAGTTTTAATGGTTACACATAGCATGGAAATCGCGAAATACTTTGCGACTAGGGTTTGGCTGGTTGATGATGGTGAACTTATTTTTGATGGTACTTCTCAACAATTTTTCCAAAGACAAACGAAAGAATTATCAATCAGCAGATAGGGGGGGAAGTCATGCAATTTGATTTTACCTATAAAGAAACTTGGCTCCATAAAATTAATCCTAGTTTAAAATTGATCACCATGATGATATTATTTTTGTCAGTTTTATTAATCCATAACATTAACTTTATGATCAATTATACGATTATTACACTAATATTGTTTATACTATTTTCTGGCCATCCATTGAAAAGGGTATTGCTTATTTTCATCCCTTTTATATTTATTTTTGTTACAACAGCAACGTCAATGATTTTCTTCGGTAAAGGGGATACGACGTGGTTTAAATGGGGACTTGTTCATATTACAGAAGAGAGCTTCTTTCGTGGGCTTCATATAGGATTTCGAGCATTAACCTTTGCTTGCCTTGGCATCACTTTTGCTTTGACGACTCGACCGGTTTTCCTTTTTTATTCGTTGATGCAGCAATTGAAGCTCTCACCAAAATACGCTTATAGTTTTATGGCTGGCCTGCGCCTTATCCCAATTATGATCGATGAGTTTCAAACAATACGTTATGCAATGAAAGTTAGGGGAGTGGAATCAAAGCGTGGGATGAAAGGTTTTTATGAAAAACTTCGTTCTTATGCTATTCCGATGTTGTCACAAAGTATTCGTCGTGCACACCGCATTGCAGTAGCAATGGAAGCAAAGAGATTTTCACAAGTGAAAAATAGAACATATTACTATCACATATCATTTTCCAAATTTGATATATCATTTGTCATTTACTTTGTTACGATGATTTCTGTTGCTTATATCATAAGTAACCAGTATCCATATTTTCCAATTACAGATGTGAGGTACAATTAAACGATATTAAAGGAGGATTTTTATGATGGATATTGCAAGTATTGTTTCAGCCTTAAATAAAGTAAGAGAACGACAGCCACTTGTGCATAATATTACTAATGTTGTCGTTACTAATTTTACGGCTAATGGGTTGTTAGCAGTTGGAGCATCGCCAGTGATGGCATATGCAAAGCAGGAAGTTGCGGATATGGCAAAAATAGCTGGTGCACTCGTCTTAAACATTGGTACCTTAAACGAAACTGAGATTGAAGCAATGATTATAGCAGGAAAATCAGCAAATGAACATGGTGTGCCAGTCGTGTTTGACCCAGTTGGTGCTGGTGCAACAGCGTATCGAACAGAAACAGCTAAGCGTATTATAAACGAAGTACAGGTAGCAATCGTACGTGGAAATGCTGCAGAGGTTGCAAACGTCATTGATGAAAAATGGAATATAAAAGGCGTAGATGCTGGAGAAGGTGCTGGTGATGTAGTAGATTTAGCAAAAAAAGCAGCACTAAAATTGAATACAACAGTTGTCATTACAGGACAAAGTGACATCATTACTAACGGAAAGACGACTTATATTGTGAACAACGGTCATCAATTGTTAACAAAAGTTACTGGAACAGGCTGTTTACTCACTTCAGTGATTGGTGCTTTTGCAGCAGTAGAACAGGATATTGTTAAAGCAGCGGTATCGGCAGTGGCCTATTACGGTGTTGCTGCAGAAGTAGCTTATGAGAAACAAGGCATGAATGGTGTTGGCAGCTTCCAAATTGAATTGCTGAATCAATTATATAAAGTCAATAAAGAAGAATTAGCAAATAAGGTTGTCTGTCATAAAGAACAATAATTCACGGTTAACAATTATGTAGGGTGTTATTCTCTATTTATTTTATCTGACTAGTATTCTTTAAAGTGCATTACATAATGGTCAATACTGTCGATAAAATAACATGTTGAATATAGTAAATACTTTGCTAACTCGGTGCTTTTCGTAAAACTTAGTGCTTTTCTCACTTATATTTGAGTAATTTATGTAATAACTATTTTTTTCCGTCTTTTGAGAAGAAAAGATGCAGACTTGTTTAGCTCGTATTTAACAACAAAACACTTATTTATCCAATTACCACATACTTCTATGATTGTGAAAAATAAAACCGCCCTTTTAAAAAAGGGGGGTTTTTTTATGTATGATTTTTTCGTAAACTTCGTGTGTATTACATAGTACAAATAGCAACAATCAATGCGAAAACACCCTTTATGCAACAACTTCCCACTTCAAATAAGTAACAAAAGCAAGCTCAGTAAAAATGATGACAAATAATTTTTTCACTTGCACATAGTGAAAATTCAAGTGTGCATAAAATATGAGAATACTGAGATGTTTTATAGTATTAATATTTTGAAAATATCAAAAAAGGATTAAAATATGGGTATAATCAATAATGAGTATGCTCATATTTTATGAATAGTAAATAAATGTGTTGTTAAAGAATTATTTGATCGGTTTTTATCGTTATTCGCTTTTTGTGAAATATAAATATAGTTCT
Protein-coding sequences here:
- the thiM gene encoding hydroxyethylthiazole kinase, with the protein product MDIASIVSALNKVRERQPLVHNITNVVVTNFTANGLLAVGASPVMAYAKQEVADMAKIAGALVLNIGTLNETEIEAMIIAGKSANEHGVPVVFDPVGAGATAYRTETAKRIINEVQVAIVRGNAAEVANVIDEKWNIKGVDAGEGAGDVVDLAKKAALKLNTTVVITGQSDIITNGKTTYIVNNGHQLLTKVTGTGCLLTSVIGAFAAVEQDIVKAAVSAVAYYGVAAEVAYEKQGMNGVGSFQIELLNQLYKVNKEELANKVVCHKEQ
- a CDS encoding energy-coupling factor transporter transmembrane component T — its product is MQFDFTYKETWLHKINPSLKLITMMILFLSVLLIHNINFMINYTIITLILFILFSGHPLKRVLLIFIPFIFIFVTTATSMIFFGKGDTTWFKWGLVHITEESFFRGLHIGFRALTFACLGITFALTTRPVFLFYSLMQQLKLSPKYAYSFMAGLRLIPIMIDEFQTIRYAMKVRGVESKRGMKGFYEKLRSYAIPMLSQSIRRAHRIAVAMEAKRFSQVKNRTYYYHISFSKFDISFVIYFVTMISVAYIISNQYPYFPITDVRYN